The following are encoded together in the Buteo buteo chromosome 24, bButBut1.hap1.1, whole genome shotgun sequence genome:
- the LOC142044142 gene encoding protocadherin beta-15-like, producing MAIARQVLCLSAFLSLPHARAEPIRYSVAEEGESGSVVANVAEDAGLAPAQLSARRARLASEDGRQHFRLDRGTGRLVVAERLDREELCGQSATCTLPFELLLANPLQFFRVEVAVEDINDHSPVFPEERVTFQIPETSYPGSRFPLEGARDLDVGSNSIQAYSIAPQNEYFSVSFGSRIKGKKYVELVLEKALDREEEAEMGFSLVAVDGGSPPRSGTTQIRIVVLDVNDNAPIFTQELYNGQVLENAAEGSVVLRVVATDRDAGPNGEVSYQFSQAVGQSHSAFAIDPVTGEIRLTKPLDFEAAETHELSVRAMDGGGLSAICKVLVEVVDVNDNAPEVVVSSFSSPLPENALPGTVVALFTVRDQDAGANGKISCALEDQLLFSLRPAYKNYYELVTVSTLDREETARYTLAVTAADAGSPPLTTTQTFTVDISDVNDNVPAFNQTSYTMYVRENNVPTVLVGAVSASDADEGPNAKVTYSLAPAHPAERPPCSCISVNSENGQVFVLRPLDYEQVRQIEVLVSACDAGTPPLSANVTVRLLVVDENDNAPLVLYPSQDSSPAPSELVPKSSEAGYLVTKVVAVDADSGQNSWLSYHLLRATDPGLFAVGAQSGEVRLRRPVTERDAVKQKLVVLVRDNGQPPLSATAALSALLLNDFSDVHLPHSSLATEDEGGSLTTYLIISLVFVSVLFLASMAAFIARKVCKSKELKGGHVLYGAGNLQSGLADAAAAGTLPHAYCYEISLTTGSGNSEFKFLKPILPSLPPQHSGMGRGTGDEQEFSCGPVTMQDVAPDNPGTLSAEQFNSLSFN from the coding sequence ATGGCGATCGCAAGGCAAGTGCTttgtctctctgctttcctctccctgccgcACGCTCGCGCCGAGCCCATCCGCTACTCCGTAGCCGAGGAGGGGGAGAGCGGCTCCGTGGTAGCCAACGTGGCGGAGGACGCGGGGCTGGCCCCGGCGCAGCTCTCGGCTCGCCGCGCCCGCCTGGCCTCGGAGGACGGCCGGCAGCACTTTCGCTTAGACCGCGGCACCGGCCGCCTCGTAGTGGCGGAGAGGCTGGACCGGGAGGAGCTCTGCGGGCAGTCCGCTACGTGCACGCTCCCCTTCGAGCTGCTGCTGGCGAACCCCCTGCAGTTCTTTCGGGTCGAGGTGGCCGTGGAGGACATCAATGACCATTCGCCCGTTTTCCCGGAGGAACGAGTCACTTTTCAGATCCCGGAAACGAGCTACCCGGGCTCGCGTTTCCCGCTGGAGGGGGCTCGGGACCTGGATGTTGGCAGCAACAGCATCCAGGCTTACAGCATTGCACCCCAGAACGAATACTTCAGTGTCTCCTTCGGGAGTCGGATTAAGGGCAAGAAGTATGTAGAACTGGTCTTGGAAAAGGCGCTGgacagagaggaggaggcagagatggGTTTCAGCCTTGTTGCCGTGGACGGAGGCTCTCCGCCCAGGAGCGGGACCACCCAAATCCGCATTGTCGTGCTAGATGTAAATGATAACGCTCCCATCTTCACGCAGGAGCTCTACAATGGGCAGGTTTTGGAAAATGCGGCGGAGGGCTCTGTGGTTCTCAGGGTGGTGGCAACCGATCGGGATGCAGGACCTAATGGGGAGGTGTCCTATCAGTTCAGCCAAGCGGTGGGCCAGAGCCACTCAGCATTTGCAATCGACCCTGTGACCGGTGAAATTAGACTCACGAAGCCTCTGGACTTTGAGGCAGCAGAGACTCACGAGCTCAGTGTGCGGGCCATGGATGGCGGGGGCCTCTCAGCAATCTGCAAGGTGTTGGTGGAGGTGGTGGATGTGAATGACAATGCGCCGGAGGTGGTGGtcagctccttcagcagccccctccccgaGAACGCATTACCCGGGACAGTGGTCGCCCTCTTTACTGTCAGGGACCAGGATGCTGGTGCCAACGGGAAGATCTCCTGTGCCCTGGAGGACCAGCTATTGTTCTCCCTGCGGCCGGCCTATAAGAATTACTATGAGCTGGTGACCGTGAGCACGCTGGACCGGGAGGAGACGGCACGTTACACCCTCGCTGTCACAGCGGCAGACGCGGGCTCACCTCCTCTCACAACCACCCAGACCTTCACGGTGGACATCTCCGATGTCAATGACAATGTGCCTGCCTTCAACCAGACATCGTACACCATGTACGTGCGTGAGAACAATGTCCCCACGGTGCTCGTTGGAGCCGTCAGCGCCTCGGATGCCGACGAGGGGCCCAATGCCAAGGTGACGTATTCCctggcaccagcccaccctgcagagcggcctccctgctcctgcatctCCGTGAACTCTGAGAACGGGCAGGTATTTGTGCTGCGGCCTCTGGACTACGAGCAGGTGAGGCAGATCGAGGTCTTGGTGAGCGCCTGCGATGCGGGGACACCTCCCCTTAGCGCCAACGTCACCGTCCGCCTTCTTGTGGTGGACGAGAACGACAATGCGCCACTGGTGCTGTACCCCTCGCAGGACAGCAGCCCCGCGCCCAGCGAGCTGGTGCCCAAGTCGTCTGAAGCGGGGTACCTCGTCACCAAAGTGGTGGCTGTTGACGCCGACTCGGGGCAGAACTCGTGGCTCTCGTACCACCTGCTGAGGGCCACTGACCCTGGGCTGTTTGCAGTGGGTGCCCAAAGTGGGGAGGTGCGGCTGAGGAGGCCGGTGACAGAGAGGGATGCTGTGAAGCAGAAGCTCGTCGTCCTGGTGCGAGACAACGGGCAGCCACCGCTGTCAGCCACCGCTGCGCTGAGCGCGCTCCTGCTCAATGACTTCTCAGACGTGCACCTACCACACAGCAGCCTGGCCACGGAGGATGAGGGTGGCTCCCTGACAACCTATTTAATCATTTCATTGGTCTTTGTCTCAGTCCTCTTCCTCGCATCCATGGCAGCCTTCATCGCGCGCAAGGTGTGCAAGAGCAAGGAGCTGAAGGGGGGGCACGTGCTTTACGGCGCTGGCAACTTGCAGAGTGGCCTGGCTGACGCGGCCGCTGCGGGGACCCTGCCCCACGCCTATTGCTACGAGATCAGCCTCACGACGGGCTCGGGCAACAGTGAGTTCAAGTTCCTGAAGCCCATCCTGCCCAGCCTGCCACCGCAGCACAGTGGCATGGGCAGGGGCACCGGCGATGAACAAGAATTCTCCTGTGGCCCTGTCACCATGCAGGACGTGGCACCAGACAACCCAGGGACGCTCTCTGCAGAACAGTTCAATAGTCTTTCCTTCAACTAG
- the LOC142044129 gene encoding protocadherin beta-15-like produces MAIARQVLCLSAFLSLPHARAEPIRYSVAEEGESGSVVANVAEDAGLAPAQLSARRARLASEDGRQHFRLDRGTGRLVVAERLDREELCGQSATCTLPFELLLANPLQFFRVEVAVEDINDHSPVFPEERVTFQIPETSYPGSRFPLEGARDLDVGSNSIQAYSIAPQNEYFSVSFGSRIKGKKYVELVLEKALDREEEAEMGFSLVAVDGGSPPRSGTTQIRIVVLDVNDNAPIFTQELYNGQVLENAAEGSVVLRVVATDRDAGPNGEVSYQFSQAVGQSHSAFAIDPVTGEIRLTKPLDFEAAETHELSVRAMDGGGLSAICKVLVEVVDVNDNAPEVVVSSFSSPLPENALPGTVVALFTVRDRDAGANGKISCALEDQLLFSLRPAYKNYYELVTVSTLDREETARYTLAVTAADAGSPPLTTTQTFTVDISDVNDNVPAFNQTSYTMYVRENNVPTVLVGAVSASDADEGPNAKVTYSLAPAHPAERPPCSCISVNSENGQVFVLRPLDYEQVRQIEVLVSASDAGTPPLSANVTVRLLVVDENDNAPLVLYPSQDSSPAPSELVPKSSEAGYLVTKVVAVDADSGQNSWLSYHLLRATDPGLFAVGAQSGEVRLRRPVTERDAVKQKLVVLVRDNGQPPLSATAALSALLLNDFSDVHLPHSSLATEDEGGSLTTYLIISLVFVSVLFLASMAAFIARKVCKSKELKGGHVLYGAGNLQSGLADAAAAGTLPHAYCYEISLTTGSGNSEFKFLKPILPSLPPQHSGMGRGTGDEQEFSCGPVTMQDVAPDNPGTLSAEQFNSLSFN; encoded by the coding sequence ATGGCGATCGCAAGGCAAGTGCTttgtctctctgctttcctctccctgccgcACGCTCGCGCCGAGCCCATCCGCTACTCCGTAGCCGAGGAGGGGGAGAGCGGCTCCGTGGTAGCCAACGTGGCGGAGGACGCGGGGCTGGCCCCGGCGCAGCTCTCGGCTCGCCGCGCCCGCCTGGCCTCGGAGGACGGCCGGCAGCACTTTCGCTTAGACCGCGGCACCGGCCGCCTCGTAGTGGCGGAGAGGCTGGACCGGGAGGAGCTCTGCGGGCAGTCCGCTACGTGCACGCTCCCCTTCGAGCTGCTGCTGGCGAACCCCCTGCAGTTCTTTCGGGTCGAGGTGGCCGTGGAGGACATCAATGACCATTCGCCCGTTTTCCCGGAGGAACGAGTCACTTTTCAGATCCCGGAAACGAGCTACCCGGGCTCGCGTTTCCCGCTGGAGGGGGCTCGGGACCTGGATGTTGGCAGCAACAGCATCCAGGCTTACAGCATTGCACCCCAGAACGAATACTTCAGTGTCTCCTTCGGGAGTCGGATTAAGGGCAAGAAGTATGTAGAACTGGTCTTGGAAAAGGCGCTGgacagagaggaggaggcagagatggGTTTCAGCCTTGTTGCCGTGGACGGAGGCTCTCCGCCCAGGAGCGGGACCACCCAAATCCGCATTGTCGTGCTAGATGTAAATGATAACGCTCCCATCTTCACGCAGGAGCTCTACAATGGGCAGGTTTTGGAAAATGCGGCGGAGGGCTCTGTGGTTCTCAGGGTGGTGGCAACCGATCGGGATGCAGGACCTAATGGGGAGGTGTCCTATCAGTTCAGCCAAGCGGTGGGCCAGAGCCACTCAGCATTTGCAATCGACCCTGTGACCGGTGAAATTAGACTCACGAAGCCTCTGGACTTTGAGGCAGCAGAGACTCACGAGCTCAGTGTGCGGGCCATGGATGGCGGGGGCCTCTCAGCAATCTGCAAGGTGTTGGTGGAGGTGGTGGATGTGAATGACAATGCGCCGGAGGTGGTGGtcagctccttcagcagccccctccccgaGAACGCATTACCCGGGACAGTGGTCGCCCTCTTTACTGTCAGGGACCGGGATGCTGGTGCCAACGGGAAGATCTCCTGTGCCCTGGAGGACCAGCTATTGTTCTCCCTGCGGCCGGCCTATAAGAATTACTATGAGCTGGTGACCGTGAGCACGCTGGACCGGGAGGAGACGGCACGTTACACCCTCGCTGTCACAGCGGCAGACGCGGGCTCACCTCCTCTCACAACCACCCAGACCTTCACGGTGGACATCTCCGATGTCAATGACAATGTGCCTGCCTTCAACCAGACATCGTACACCATGTACGTGCGTGAGAACAATGTCCCCACGGTGCTCGTTGGAGCCGTCAGCGCCTCGGATGCCGACGAGGGGCCCAATGCCAAGGTGACGTATTCCctggcaccagcccaccctgcagagcggcctccctgctcctgcatctCCGTGAACTCTGAGAACGGGCAGGTATTTGTGCTGCGGCCTCTGGACTACGAGCAGGTGAGGCAGATCGAGGTCTTGGTGAGCGCCTCCGATGCGGGGACACCTCCCCTTAGCGCCAACGTCACCGTCCGCCTTCTTGTGGTGGACGAGAACGACAATGCGCCACTGGTGCTGTACCCCTCGCAGGACAGCAGCCCCGCGCCCAGCGAGCTGGTGCCCAAGTCGTCTGAAGCGGGGTACCTCGTCACCAAAGTGGTGGCTGTTGACGCCGACTCGGGGCAGAACTCGTGGCTCTCGTACCACCTGCTGAGGGCCACTGACCCTGGGCTGTTTGCAGTGGGTGCCCAAAGTGGGGAGGTGCGGCTGAGGAGGCCGGTGACAGAGAGGGATGCTGTGAAGCAGAAGCTCGTCGTCCTGGTGCGAGACAACGGGCAGCCACCGCTGTCAGCCACCGCTGCGCTGAGCGCGCTCCTGCTCAATGACTTCTCAGACGTGCACCTACCACACAGCAGCCTGGCCACGGAGGATGAGGGTGGCTCCCTGACAACCTATTTAATCATTTCATTGGTCTTCGTCTCAGTCCTCTTCCTCGCATCCATGGCAGCCTTCATCGCGCGCAAGGTGTGCAAGAGCAAGGAGCTGAAGGGGGGGCACGTGCTTTACGGCGCTGGCAACTTGCAGAGTGGCCTGGCTGACGCGGCCGCTGCGGGGACCCTGCCCCACGCCTATTGCTACGAGATCAGCCTCACGACGGGCTCGGGCAACAGTGAGTTCAAGTTCCTGAAGCCCATCCTGCCCAGCCTGCCACCGCAGCACAGTGGCATGGGCAGGGGCACCGGCGATGAACAAGAATTCTCCTGTGGCCCTGTCACCATGCAGGACGTGGCACCAGACAACCCAGGGACGCTCTCTGCAGAACAGTTCAATAGTCTTTCCTTCAACTAG
- the LOC142044389 gene encoding protocadherin beta-15-like codes for MAIARQVLCLSAFLSLPHARAEPIRYSVAEEGESGSVVANVAEDAGLAPAQLSARRARLASEDGRQHFRLDRGTGRLVVAERLDREELCGQSATCTLPFELLLANPLQFFRVEVAVEDINDHSPVFPEERVTFQIPETSYPGSRFPLEGARDLDVGSNSIQAYSIAPQNEYFSVSFGSRIKGKKYVELVLEKALDREEEAEMGFSLVAVDGGSPPRSGTTQIRIVVLDVNDNAPIFTQELYNGQVLENAAEGSVVLRVVATDRDAGPNGEVSYQFSQAVGQSHSAFAIDPVTGEIRLTKPLDFEAAETHELSVRATDGGGLSAICKVLVEVVDVNDNAPEVVVSSFSSPLPENALPGTVVALFTVRDRDAGANGKISCALEDQLLFSLRPAYKNYYELVTVSTLDREETARYTLAVTAADAGSPPLTTTQTFTVDISDVNDNVPAFNQTSYTMYVRENNVPTVLAGAVSASDADEGPNAKVTYSLAPAHPAEQPPCSCISVNSENGQVFVLRPLDYEQVRQIEVLVSASDAGTPPLSANVTVRLLVVDENDNAPLVLYPSQDSSPAPSELVPKSSEAGYLVTKVVAVDADSGQNSWLSYHLLRATDPGLFAVGAQSGEVRLRRPVTERDAVKQKLVVLVRDNGQPPLSATAALSALLLNDFSDVHLPHSSLATEDEGGSLTTYLIISLVFVSVLFLASMAAFIARKVCKSKELKGGHVLYGAGNLQSGLADAAAAGTLPHAYCYEISLTTGSGNSEFKFLKPILPSLPPQHSGMGRGTGDEQEFSCGPVTMQDVAPDNPGTLSAEQFNSLSFN; via the coding sequence ATGGCGATCGCAAGGCAAGTGCTttgtctctctgctttcctctccctgccgcACGCTCGCGCCGAGCCCATCCGCTACTCCGTAGCCGAGGAGGGGGAGAGCGGCTCCGTGGTAGCCAACGTGGCGGAGGACGCGGGGCTGGCCCCGGCGCAGCTCTCGGCTCGCCGCGCCCGCCTGGCCTCGGAGGACGGCCGGCAGCACTTTCGCTTAGACCGCGGCACCGGCCGCCTCGTAGTGGCGGAGAGGCTGGACCGGGAGGAGCTCTGCGGGCAGTCCGCTACGTGCACGCTCCCCTTCGAGCTGCTGCTGGCGAACCCCCTGCAGTTCTTTCGGGTCGAGGTGGCCGTGGAGGACATCAATGACCATTCGCCCGTTTTCCCGGAGGAACGAGTCACTTTTCAGATCCCGGAAACGAGCTACCCGGGCTCGCGTTTCCCGCTGGAGGGGGCTCGGGACCTGGATGTTGGCAGCAACAGCATCCAGGCTTACAGCATTGCACCCCAGAACGAATACTTCAGTGTCTCCTTCGGGAGTCGGATTAAGGGCAAGAAGTATGTAGAACTGGTCTTGGAAAAGGCGCTGgacagagaggaggaggcagagatggGTTTCAGCCTTGTTGCCGTGGACGGAGGCTCTCCGCCCAGGAGCGGGACCACCCAAATCCGCATTGTCGTGCTAGATGTAAATGATAACGCTCCCATCTTCACGCAGGAGCTCTACAATGGGCAGGTTTTGGAAAATGCGGCGGAGGGCTCTGTGGTTCTCAGGGTGGTGGCAACCGATCGGGATGCAGGACCTAATGGGGAGGTGTCCTATCAGTTCAGCCAAGCGGTGGGCCAGAGCCACTCAGCATTTGCAATCGACCCTGTGACCGGTGAAATTAGGCTCACGAAGCCTCTGGACTTTGAGGCAGCAGAGACTCACGAGCTCAGTGTGCGGGCCACGGATGGCGGGGGCCTCTCAGCAATCTGCAAGGTGTTGGTGGAGGTGGTGGATGTGAATGACAATGCGCCGGAGGTGGTGGtcagctccttcagcagccccctccccgaGAACGCATTACCCGGGACAGTGGTCGCCCTCTTTACTGTCAGGGACCGGGATGCTGGTGCCAACGGGAAGATCTCCTGTGCCCTGGAGGACCAGCTATTGTTCTCCCTGCGGCCGGCCTATAAGAATTACTATGAGCTGGTGACCGTGAGCACGCTGGACCGGGAGGAGACGGCACGTTACACCCTCGCTGTCACAGCGGCAGACGCGGGCTCACCTCCTCTCACAACCACCCAGACCTTCACGGTGGACATCTCCGATGTCAATGACAATGTGCCTGCCTTCAACCAGACATCGTACACCATGTACGTGCGTGAGAACAATGTCCCCACGGTGCTCGCTGGAGCCGTCAGCGCCTCGGATGCCGACGAGGGGCCCAATGCCAAGGTGACGTATTCCctggcaccagcccaccctgcagagcagcctccctgctcctgcatctCCGTGAACTCTGAGAACGGGCAGGTATTTGTGCTGCGGCCTCTGGACTACGAGCAGGTGAGGCAGATCGAGGTCTTGGTGAGCGCCTCCGATGCGGGGACACCTCCCCTTAGCGCCAACGTCACCGTCCGCCTTCTTGTGGTGGACGAGAACGACAATGCGCCACTGGTGCTGTACCCCTCGCAGGACAGCAGCCCCGCGCCCAGCGAGCTGGTGCCCAAGTCATCTGAAGCGGGGTACCTCGTCACCAAAGTGGTGGCTGTTGACGCCGACTCGGGGCAGAACTCGTGGCTCTCGTACCACCTGCTGAGGGCCACTGACCCTGGGCTGTTTGCAGTGGGTGCCCAAAGTGGGGAGGTGCGGCTGAGGAGGCCGGTGACAGAGAGGGATGCTGTGAAGCAGAAGCTTGTCGTCCTGGTGCGAGACAACGGGCAGCCACCGCTGTCAGCCACCGCTGCGCTGAGCGCGCTCCTGCTCAATGACTTCTCAGACGTGCACCTACCACACAGCAGCCTGGCCACGGAGGATGAGGGTGGCTCCCTGACAACCTATTTAATCATTTCATTGGTCTTCGTCTCAGTCCTCTTCCTCGCATCCATGGCAGCCTTCATCGCGCGCAAGGTGTGCAAGAGCAAGGAGCTGAAGGGGGGGCACGTGCTTTACGGCGCTGGCAACTTGCAGAGTGGCCTGGCTGACGCGGCCGCTGCGGGGACCCTGCCCCACGCCTATTGCTACGAGATCAGCCTCACGACGGGCTCGGGCAACAGTGAGTTCAAGTTCCTGAAGCCCATCCTGCCCAGCCTGCCACCGCAGCACAGTGGCATGGGCAGGGGCACCGGCGATGAACAAGAATTCTCCTGTGGCCCTGTCACCATGCAGGACGTGGCACCAGACAACCCAGGGACGCTCTCTGCAGAACAGTTCAATAGTCTTTCCTTCAACTAG
- the LOC142044386 gene encoding protocadherin beta-15-like: MAIARQVLCLSAFLSLPHARAEPIRYSVAEEGESGSVVANVAEDAGLAPAQLSARRARLASEDGRQHFRLDRGTGRLVVAERLDREELCGQSATCTLPFELLLANPLQFFRVEVAVEDINDHSPVFPEERVTFQILERSDPGSRFPLEGARDLDVGSNSIQAYSIAPQNEYFSVSFGSRIKGKKYVELVLEKALDREEEAEMGFSLVAVDGGSPPRSGTTQIRIVVLDVNDNAPIFTQELYNGQVLENAAEGSVVLRVVATDRDAGPNGEVSYQFSQAVGQSHSAFAIDPVTGEIRLTKPLDFEAAETHELSVRATDGGGLSAICKVLVEVVDVNDNAPEVVVSSFSSPLPENALPGTVVALFTVRDRDAGANGKISCALEDQLLFSLRPAYKNYYELVTVSTLDREETARYTLAVTAADAGSPPLTTTQTFTVDISDVNDNVPAFNQTSYTMYVRENNVPTVLAGAVSASDADEGPNAKVTYSLAPAHPAEQPPCSCISVNSENGQVFVLRPLDYEQVRQIEVLVSASDAGTPPLSANVTVRLLVVDENDNAPLVLYPSQDSSPAPSELVPKSSEAGYLVTKVVAVDADSGQNSWLSYHLLRATDPGLFAVGAQSGEVRLRRPVTERDAVKQKLVVLVRDNGQPPLSATAALSALLLNDFSDVHLPHSSLATEDEGGSLTTYLIISLVFVSVLFLASMAAFIARKVCKSKELKGGHVLYGAGNLQSGLADAAAAGTLPHAYCYEISLTTGSGNSEFKFLKPILPSLPPQHSGMGRGTGDEQEFSCGPVTMQDVAPDNPGTLSAEQFNSLSFN, translated from the coding sequence ATGGCGATCGCAAGGCAAGTGCTttgtctctctgctttcctctccctgccgcACGCTCGCGCCGAGCCCATCCGCTACTCCGTAGCCGAGGAGGGGGAGAGCGGCTCCGTGGTAGCCAACGTGGCGGAGGACGCGGGGCTGGCCCCGGCGCAGCTCTCGGCTCGCCGCGCCCGCCTGGCCTCGGAGGACGGCCGGCAGCACTTTCGCTTAGACCGCGGCACCGGCCGCCTCGTAGTGGCGGAGAGGCTGGACCGGGAGGAGCTCTGCGGGCAGTCCGCTACGTGCACGCTCCCCTTCGAGCTGCTGCTGGCGAACCCCCTGCAGTTCTTTCGGGTCGAGGTGGCCGTGGAGGACATCAATGACCATTCGCCCGTTTTCCCGGAGGAACGAGTCACTTTTCAGATCCTGGAAAGGAGCGACCCGGGCTCGCGTTTCCCGCTGGAGGGGGCTCGGGACCTGGATGTTGGCAGCAACAGCATCCAGGCTTACAGCATTGCACCCCAGAACGAATACTTCAGTGTCTCCTTCGGGAGTCGGATTAAGGGCAAGAAGTATGTAGAACTGGTCTTGGAAAAGGCGCTGgacagagaggaggaggcagagatggGTTTCAGCCTTGTTGCCGTGGACGGAGGCTCTCCGCCCAGGAGCGGGACCACCCAAATCCGCATTGTCGTGCTAGATGTAAATGATAACGCTCCCATCTTCACGCAGGAGCTCTACAATGGGCAGGTTTTGGAAAATGCGGCGGAGGGCTCTGTGGTTCTCAGGGTGGTGGCAACCGATCGGGATGCAGGACCTAATGGGGAGGTGTCCTATCAGTTCAGCCAAGCGGTGGGCCAGAGCCACTCAGCATTTGCAATCGACCCTGTGACCGGTGAAATTAGGCTCACGAAGCCTCTGGACTTTGAGGCAGCAGAGACTCACGAGCTCAGTGTGCGGGCCACGGATGGCGGGGGCCTCTCAGCAATCTGCAAGGTGTTGGTGGAGGTGGTGGATGTGAATGACAATGCGCCGGAGGTGGTGGtcagctccttcagcagccccctccccgaGAACGCATTACCCGGGACAGTGGTCGCCCTCTTTACTGTCAGGGACCGGGATGCTGGTGCCAACGGGAAGATCTCCTGTGCCCTGGAGGACCAGCTATTGTTCTCCCTGCGGCCGGCCTATAAGAATTACTATGAGCTGGTGACCGTGAGCACGCTGGACCGGGAGGAGACGGCACGTTACACCCTCGCTGTCACAGCGGCAGACGCAGGCTCACCTCCTCTCACAACCACCCAGACCTTCACGGTGGACATCTCCGATGTCAATGACAATGTGCCTGCCTTCAACCAGACATCGTACACCATGTACGTGCGTGAGAACAATGTCCCCACGGTGCTCGCTGGAGCCGTCAGCGCCTCGGATGCCGACGAGGGGCCCAATGCCAAGGTGACGTATTCCctggcaccagcccaccctgcagagcagcctccctgctcctgcatctCCGTGAACTCTGAGAACGGGCAGGTATTTGTGCTGCGGCCTCTGGACTACGAGCAGGTGAGGCAGATCGAGGTCTTGGTGAGCGCCTCCGATGCGGGGACACCTCCCCTTAGCGCCAACGTCACCGTCCGCCTTCTTGTGGTGGACGAGAACGACAATGCGCCACTGGTGCTGTACCCCTCGCAGGACAGCAGCCCCGCGCCCAGCGAGCTGGTGCCCAAGTCATCTGAAGCGGGGTACCTCGTCACCAAAGTGGTGGCTGTTGACGCCGACTCGGGGCAGAACTCGTGGCTCTCGTACCACCTGCTGAGGGCCACTGACCCTGGGCTGTTTGCAGTGGGTGCCCAAAGTGGGGAGGTGCGGCTGAGGAGGCCGGTGACAGAGAGGGATGCTGTGAAGCAGAAGCTTGTCGTCCTGGTGCGAGACAACGGGCAGCCACCGCTGTCAGCCACCGCTGCGCTGAGCGCGCTCCTGCTCAATGACTTCTCAGACGTGCACCTACCACACAGCAGCCTGGCCACGGAGGATGAGGGTGGCTCCCTGACAACCTATTTAATCATTTCATTGGTCTTTGTCTCAGTCCTCTTCCTCGCATCCATGGCAGCCTTCATCGCGCGCAAGGTGTGCAAGAGCAAGGAGCTGAAGGGGGGGCACGTGCTTTACGGCGCTGGCAACTTGCAGAGTGGCCTGGCTGACGCGGCCGCTGCGGGGACCCTGCCCCACGCCTATTGCTACGAGATCAGCCTCACGACGGGCTCGGGCAACAGTGAGTTCAAGTTCCTGAAGCCCATCCTGCCCAGCCTGCCACCGCAGCACAGTGGCATGGGCAGGGGCACCGGCGATGAACAAGAATTCTCCTGTGGCCCTGTCACCATGCAGGACGTGGCACCAGACAACCCAGGGACGCTCTCTGCAGAACAGTTCAATAGTCTTTCCTTCAACTAG